A region from the Bradyrhizobium erythrophlei genome encodes:
- a CDS encoding FMN-dependent NADH-azoreductase, translated as MPKLFHLRCSPRPASESSAGADIFVTRFQQVRPDWDIDVMDIWRETLPEFEGDTLDAKYARLSGREFSGAERDAFAVLERMAMRFALADRVLISTPMWNFAIPYKLKQWFDLIVQPGLTFRFDPAQGYLPLLKNRPTVVILASGSDFVTGMNRGRIDMASPYLREALRFIGVSDVRFALIGPTAGPAGPARLARDAAHRHLVELASSF; from the coding sequence GTGCCAAAACTGTTCCACCTGCGCTGTTCGCCGCGTCCGGCCTCCGAATCTTCGGCCGGCGCCGACATATTCGTGACCCGATTTCAGCAGGTGCGGCCGGACTGGGACATCGACGTGATGGACATCTGGCGCGAAACCCTGCCCGAATTCGAGGGCGATACGCTGGACGCCAAATACGCGCGCCTGAGCGGGCGCGAATTCAGCGGCGCCGAGCGCGACGCGTTCGCCGTCCTCGAGCGGATGGCGATGCGGTTCGCGCTCGCGGACCGCGTCCTGATTTCCACGCCGATGTGGAATTTCGCCATTCCCTACAAGCTGAAGCAATGGTTCGATCTGATCGTGCAGCCGGGGCTCACTTTCCGCTTCGATCCGGCCCAGGGCTATCTTCCGCTCCTGAAAAACAGACCCACGGTCGTGATCCTGGCCAGCGGCAGCGATTTTGTCACCGGCATGAATCGAGGGCGCATCGACATGGCGAGCCCCTATTTGCGCGAGGCCTTGCGCTTCATCGGCGTCAGCGACGTTCGCTTCGCACTGATTGGGCCGACGGCCGGCCCCGCCGGGCCCGCGAGGCTCGCCCGTGATGCGGCGCACCGTCATCTGGTCGAGTTGGCGTCAAGCTTCTGA
- a CDS encoding CoA transferase subunit A, with protein MKVVSLEEAVGVIPDGASVMIGGFMAVGTPERLLDELVRQHKSNLYVIANDAALPGKGIGKLVDAGLVTRMIASHIGLNPKAQQLMMAQKMAIDLVPQGTLVERIRAGGCGLGGILTPTGVGTTVEQGKQRIEVGGKTYLLETALRADFALVHSFLADYLGNLQYALTARNFNPVMAMAADTVIVTAENIVPVGVIAPDHVVTPGPLVDYLIANG; from the coding sequence ATGAAGGTCGTTTCCCTAGAAGAAGCAGTCGGCGTGATCCCCGATGGCGCCAGCGTCATGATCGGCGGATTTATGGCGGTCGGGACACCGGAGCGTCTGCTCGACGAATTGGTCCGACAACACAAATCCAATCTTTACGTCATCGCCAACGACGCCGCGCTGCCAGGAAAGGGAATCGGCAAGCTGGTCGACGCGGGGCTGGTTACCCGCATGATCGCCAGCCACATCGGTCTCAATCCCAAGGCGCAGCAGCTGATGATGGCGCAGAAGATGGCCATCGATCTGGTGCCGCAGGGAACGCTCGTCGAGCGGATCCGCGCCGGCGGCTGCGGACTGGGCGGTATTCTGACGCCGACCGGCGTCGGCACCACCGTCGAACAGGGCAAGCAGAGGATCGAAGTCGGCGGAAAAACCTATCTGTTGGAGACGGCCCTGCGTGCCGACTTCGCTTTGGTCCATTCGTTCCTGGCCGACTATCTTGGCAATCTTCAATATGCGCTGACGGCCCGCAACTTCAATCCGGTGATGGCAATGGCGGCAGATACCGTCATCGTCACCGCGGAGAACATCGTGCCTGTCGGGGTCATTGCGCCGGACCATGTCGTGACTCCCGGCCCGCTCGTGGATTACCTCATCGCCAACGGGTGA
- a CDS encoding 3-oxoacid CoA-transferase subunit B — MDAQTIIARRVALELRSGMLVNLGIGIPTLIANYVPADLKVFFQSENGLIGTGPIPEQGMEHPLLTDAGGRPISALPGACCFDSAMSFGLIRGGHVDMTVLGGLQVDSGGQLANWTIPGKMVPGMGGAMDLVTGAKRVIVAMQHAAKGKSKIVKKCNLPLTSVRAIDLVVTDMAVIAFPEGRATLMETAPGVSVADVVANTEAELAVPTKVPEMAI, encoded by the coding sequence ATGGACGCACAAACAATTATCGCCCGCCGCGTCGCGCTCGAACTCCGCTCGGGAATGCTCGTCAATCTCGGCATCGGCATTCCGACGCTGATCGCGAACTATGTTCCGGCCGACCTCAAGGTGTTCTTCCAGTCCGAAAATGGATTGATCGGCACCGGTCCTATTCCTGAACAGGGCATGGAGCATCCGCTACTGACCGATGCCGGCGGGCGCCCGATCAGCGCGCTTCCCGGCGCATGCTGCTTCGATAGCGCCATGTCGTTCGGCCTGATCCGCGGCGGCCATGTCGATATGACCGTGCTGGGCGGGCTTCAGGTCGATAGCGGAGGCCAACTCGCCAACTGGACAATCCCGGGCAAGATGGTCCCGGGGATGGGCGGAGCGATGGATCTCGTGACCGGCGCCAAGCGCGTGATCGTCGCCATGCAGCACGCCGCCAAGGGAAAGTCGAAGATCGTCAAGAAGTGCAATCTGCCGCTGACATCAGTCAGGGCGATCGACCTTGTCGTGACCGATATGGCGGTGATCGCGTTTCCTGAAGGACGCGCGACCCTGATGGAGACCGCGCCGGGCGTCAGCGTCGCAGACGTCG